The Capsicum annuum cultivar UCD-10X-F1 chromosome 3, UCD10Xv1.1, whole genome shotgun sequence genomic sequence ACTACCCGTACTCTTGCTCTTCATGGAGTTCATGTTATCATGGCTGTCAGGAATATGGCTGCTGCAAAAGATGTAAAAGAAGCAATCGTGAATGAAATCCCGGCTGCTAAAGTTGATATAATGGAGTTAGATCTTAGTTCATTGGCATCAGTAAGGAAATTTGCAGATGACTTTATATCATCAGGTCGCTCATTGAACTTGCTAATGTAAGTGACGAAAGGGTCGTAGTCACATAGGGGAAGAGTTTGCACTTTTCCTCCCTAGTTTTGCCATTTTGCAAGAATGTTACTTTATCTCCATAAACATCTTCTAACATTATCTTGTCATTCTTAAGTAATAATGCAGGCGTGATGGCAATTCCCTTTATGCTCTCCAAAGACAACATAGAGCTGCAATTTGCCACTAATCATCTAGGTATTGCTTTTAAGTTGTTTCTGGCATACATCTATTACGGGATGAAGAATAATCTGATAATGCTAAGGTGAggatgtggaaagttgaaatctaGAAATAGAAGAAAGCCTTAAATAGTTGGATCTTTTAATTCCATGttctttaagaaaaatgataGCATCAGGGTTATCAGATTTACGTGTATCTCCGTTCCTGATATTGGCATAGCTTGGATTTTTGCTAATgggttcaaaatataaataacagACACACGAAGAAACCATAGGTGATTCAGcatcaactataatatatatgaaataattttgCCGAAGGTTTTGGATGAACCCCTCGGTCCTACCTGCTCCACCCTTGCTTCATGATATTACTAAGATGAATATTCAGTTCCTTGCTTAAAGGAGATTCTTGATCGAGTTGTCAATACTTTTTCATCTTAGACTTCATTTTTTAGTGTGCACATATAAAGCGTTTTGAGACCCACATTAACGTATATGTGCATTAATGATACAAGGGAGAtagagcatgattttaagttaatgCTGCTAAGGTTTTCTAAGTTGGAGCCAGTTTTTGTGCTACGCGTTTGCCCGTACTTTGTCATCCTGCTTTTCAGTCACACAATACATATGTGACAGATTTACAGAGTTTGTATTTAGTGTATTACAATAAGAGATGGAAGATGGGTGATGATTCTGTAATTGCACTTTTAAGAGGGAAATGCGTACCCACTTAAATATCTTAGCcataattattctttttcttgtgtTTGAAGGTCACTTCCTTTTGACAAATTTGTTGTTGGAGAAAATGAAGGAGACAGCACGTGAAACAAAGAGAGAGGGAAGGATAGTCAATGTTGCATCAGAGGCTCATTATGTTACCTATCGTGAGGGAATTCGGTTTGATAAAATTAATGACCAGCAAAGGTAATGTAATGAAGTTTTGGTGTTAGTTCAATCATGATTGTAAGAGAAACCTCTGTTTGCTCAGAATCGAATCATTCTTTCAGTCGCTTGATGACTTTTGTAAGCATACGGGAGAGCACTATCTCACAGCTCCAAAAGTTATATGCTTGGTGTTATATATTTGAGATGTTTCCCAATGTGACTTACTGGAGGTTATACTATCTGCGTTGGACCTCACTGGGAACTATGATGGTCAGTGGTGGAGCCAGAATTTTATTTGAGGGGGTTCGGAAGTAAacatacggactagtcgaagggggttcaacatctactatatatatgtaaaaatatttttgaccatgtaaaaatagtacaaaaatagtataatttcCCGTCGAAGGGGGTTATGAACCCCCTCAGTAcaaggtggctccgccactgatgATGGTTATCCCTAATTTCGTGATCACACCCTTTAACTGATCATTGATCTTATTTGTTTCCCTCATCTTGGTTCTGTTAGTACTCTAGACCTAATTAAAGATGACAAGCTTTTCATGCTCACAGTTGGTGATTCATTTCTATCATTTAGACTTTTAGGCTGCACAATCATGAGTACGTGACAGATAAAAACAGTTTTGGGATAGTTGTTACTCTGTTTAGTATTTTTTGCATGGAGAACAATCCCTCTAAGCACCATGTGGAGCATTTGGCTTGAGAGAACTAGGAAATGCTTACAGAAtccaccatatttttgatgcaAGGAAGATTAATTGACGATGTATCACATATTTTTGATTTGTTAAAATCTCTGAGCTTATTGTTATAATGCTGTAATGGAACTATTGTAATTTTGCTTTGTACTCTTGCTGTATCTTCTTGGTACTAGCTACAATAATGtaacttgattttataaaagaaacacacacacattgacCAATGTAAATTGATTTCCACTTTTTGTTGTTTGTAATCTGTTTGCAGCTACAGCAGGTACATGGCATACGGCCAATCAAAGCTGGCTAACATACTGTTCACTACTGAGCTTGCGAAACGCTTAAAGGTGCTTTCCTCATAAATAAATCTTATATTCAGCTTTCTTGTCTGATTTTCTTGCAGTGTTCTTGCGTAAGTCATGGTATTGCTCCATTCCAAGAGACAAACAAATATGTTGCTCGGAGTGAATATTTGAGTCTTTCCTTTTTTCACATCAAGAAATGCTTAGTTTGCAGTTCCTGGCCTCTGTATTCAATCATAGCTAGAGCTGAGGGGTCCCTTGCTATGCAACTAAGACTCTTAAGAATTTTAGTTGATCCTTAATTTGAACAGGAAGATGGTGTGGAAATAACAGCTAATTCACTAAATCCTGGAGCAATCACAACCAATCTTTTCCGTCATATGACTATTGTTAATGGTAATAATATTCCCTCTTTCTGTTTtctgtttcctttttccttttcaattagTACCTGGCGTCAGGTTAATATAATAGAATGTGTAGTATGTTATGCCTTCTTTAGATATGTGGAATCGAGCATCTAGCACTAACTGATGCTAAATCATggcaaacaacaacatacctagtgtaatcccacaagtggggtctgggagggtagagtatatgcAAACCTTACCGCTACCTTGGGAGGTAGAGATGCTGTTTCCAATAGAGCCTCGGCTCGAGGATGAAACTAAATCACTCATGGCCTGGAAATAGCAGTTGCCTTTTCGATTTGTCGCTTTCTGGGGTTTCAGTTTCTTTCAGTTCCTCACATTCCACAAATTACTTCTTAAGTTTGTTTTGGTTACTGGGTTTGGAGTAGAACTTTGTCATTACAACTTTTTGGGAGGAGGATGGGTAGCGTTGAACCTTCACACACGAATCACTGAAACAGTGGCTCCCCTTGTGGACTTTGCTTGGCCTTGTGACTTGTGAGACCCATTTATCTCTACGACATTTGATATTTCTCAAAATCTCGTCATATAGTTCTACCTCTAAGCCTCCAGATCATTATAGAATGTTTACTTGTAATGTTTCTGCTTAAAGAGAAGCTTTTCATGACATCTGTTTTCTGCTTATAGTTGGTCTAAACTTATGCTGCATTTTCTGTATGCCCAGGCTTTGTTTGTACAATTGGAAGACTCGTGCTTAAAAATGTTCAACAGGTGTGTTCTGGTTGAATCATTTAAATTTGCAGTAGCCATTATGCATGTTTCACCATTTTCCACAGATTCTTTTGCAAGTGTAAACTGGTATTGCAAAGGATGAGTTTTTAACTTTCATTATTCCCTTCATTTAGGGAGCATCAACCACCTGTTATTTAGCATTGAATCCACAAGTGAAGGGGGTGAGTGGCAAATATTTTCTGGACAACAATTTGGCCACCACATCGACCAGGGCTAGGGACATGGATTTGGCTAAGAAACTCTGGGATTTTAGTATGGATTTGGTCAAGTAACAAACAACATGTATCAGTAAAATAGAAAACTTTCTATTTGGTTGTTTGTATGAAACAACAGATATCAGTAAGTCTGTATTACAGGTTAAATAAGGAATGTTGTTCTTAATCAAAGAGAGAAGTAAGATTTTGTTTCTTGCATGTAGCGAGGAGAAGAAGATGAGCAGGAAATAGAATGAGAATGAATTGGTTTGGTTAAAATTCAAGTGACCCATTACATAAACTAATTGAACTCTAATTAACTGATTTAATTAACTACTCCTTTTTCCAACTTATCATGCACGGCTCTCACATTTACTCGAGGGAATGAAGCAAAAGCTAATTTAGTGGACGAGCTTTGTAGTTTTTCATTGAAACAGATTATTTCTCTCAGGCTCTCAGCTGTTAGAATTTGTCGATGAGAGATTAAGAGAAGACTACTGCCGCACCCCAAAAAGGAAAGCGCGACACTCAGTGCCTTCATATACTCATTGCACATCGTCCGATAAATTTTCTAACTTTATGAGTTGGCCTTCTGCACACTGGGCACAACTTGCTTTCAGCATTCATGATCCTGCAGGAAACTACTCTTTATGagaattttcataactttttttataACCTGTAAAAAAGTAATTGAGACCTATATTGCTTAGACTTTTCCAAAATGAGaattttggaggatccgacacacaGACACATCACCAATTTTGGAGAATCCGAACAACATAGATTGAGATTATGTGAAAAGCATAATTTACCTCAGAGCACATTTTTGGCAAGTTACACAATGACCACACGGAACAAAGAAACAGTTTCTTGGATTGTCATAGCAGATAACACATATTCTGCCATCATATAAATCCTCTGAAGAACTTGATCTGCCACAATCTTCCTCTTCATTACATGTTCCATAAATTGATCTTACTTCCTTCTGAGGCAAAATTGGATCGGTCTCGGTTACTTCTCGTGATACTGGACTGTCTTCTGCATAACTCTCATCATGACAAGACCCCAAAGATTTCATTATAAGGCAAGTGATTATGATTGCTACTCCTGTTGCAACAATAGGTAAGGCCAAAGTTTTTAGTACTAGTCTAATACTTGATCTTTCTAACTTACAATATAACACAATGGAAATTATCTTGAGACTTTAATTGCCTGAGAGATTACCTAAAACTACAAGATAAGTGACGAAACGTGTGATGAAAGATATCTCAACATACACTCGAGACAAGTCCTTGCTGCAATAGACACATTGAATCGTTATGCTACTAAACTTCAAACTATCTGACGCTCTTGAAGTTTATAAAGAAAAGGTTTGGGACTTACAGTATCAGGTGTTTCCACAACGACGTATTGGGGAGACAGGTATGACAGATTGAGACGACAGTGTCTTTTTTTTATCGAACACTTACTCTCTGCCTTTTTTACGTCATACATTGTTGATGAAATGTTCACATTCACGAGTAATATGGGAGTTTTCGGGTTTGAATTTATGATGCCAATGTTGTACCTGTCATTTTCTTCAATTCTGTATGCTGCTTCTAGACCTTTAACCAATGTGGAATTAATTCAAGATTGTAAGGAATTCTATTACAATAAACTAGAGACAAAAGAAAGCAACTAAGCAAGAAGCATGATTATTCTGGCCAAGTGTTTGTAAGTTGCACgccttattttcttatttgttactCCCTCTGTTCCAGCTCATCATGTGACACAAATATTCGGCATTTTACTTATTTACAACTTTCAAATACTGAAATTCAGTCATTACACTAAATCTGAGTTGATAG encodes the following:
- the LOC107863247 gene encoding short-chain dehydrogenase TIC 32, chloroplastic, with the translated sequence MWLFKRKGPSGFSYSSTAEQVTHGVDGSGLTAIVTGASSGIGSETTRTLALHGVHVIMAVRNMAAAKDVKEAIVNEIPAAKVDIMELDLSSLASVRKFADDFISSGRSLNLLINNAGVMAIPFMLSKDNIELQFATNHLGHFLLTNLLLEKMKETARETKREGRIVNVASEAHYVTYREGIRFDKINDQQSYSRYMAYGQSKLANILFTTELAKRLKEDGVEITANSLNPGAITTNLFRHMTIVNGFVCTIGRLVLKNVQQGASTTCYLALNPQVKGVSGKYFLDNNLATTSTRARDMDLAKKLWDFSMDLVK
- the LOC107865081 gene encoding uncharacterized protein LOC107865081; the protein is MHHRHCYCYHCWTRKEKLTRVLALLYLSGFVALLLSIRYGLYGDCHMVLEPSSSRLLRLSSLFVKPVEVRNDGKKGVSLDGFSEKPELSVETKWNLSKFVIVGSYSYKSITGYANKYVIFVFNRGEKTRKYSVNILFWTRRFKRNSIRKDLSRVYVEISFITRFVTYLVVLGVAIIITCLIMKSLGSCHDESYAEDSPVSREVTETDPILPQKEVRSIYGTCNEEEDCGRSSSSEDLYDGRICVICYDNPRNCFFVPCGHCVTCQKCALRIMNAESKLCPVCRRPTHKVRKFIGRCAMSI